Part of the Cuniculiplasma divulgatum genome, AGATTCCAGAGGGAAGTGGTAGAGAATCAAAAATAACTGTGCAGCATTTATTTTGAGTTGTTAAAAATACTTCATGAATTATTTTTGTATGTCCATCCAAAAAATTAGCAGTTGTTCTAGAATCTCCAAAGCATTTGAGTATGATAGCTGATCTTTAAATATTGCATAATAACTTAATTTGCTTCTATAAAGTAACATTGACTGTACCATAATCCTCTGTGTTAGCGGAAATATCCTATTGATACTGATTTTTATTCTCTAAAATTTCAGTCCCAAATAGGAAAAAAACTTCTCCTAACTGTTTCCACTTTAACTGCACAATTTTGTTCCTTAGTTATGGTACCAAGGACTTGTGATGATTAATCCAGCAGACAACCATAACGATTCCTCCGGAAATGGCCATAAGTGATGCAACGCCTATAAACACATCTCTGACATTTAACCCGCTAGCTAGTATTCCTACAAAGATAGCGCCAAATCCATAGCCGGAATCCCGCCAGAGCCTGTAGATACCAAGTCTTGTCCCTCTTTCAGAGGGTTTGACCTTATCATTCACGGCGGCGATTAGAACAGGATACAGAAAAGCCATTCCGAGACCTGCAAGAAAACTCAGCAAGGCAATAATTACAATTCCATGAAAAAAGACGAAACCAACCATGGCAGTTGAATCAATCCAGAATCCAGTAATTATAAGGACATTGCGGTCAATATGATCCGATAGCCTTCCTGTGATGATCTGGACTACCCCCCATGTTATCTGATAAATTCCAACCAAAACAGCTATGGTAAACAGGCTGAAGTGAAGTGAAAGAAGGTATAATGGCATGAGCCCCCAAAATACAACATCTACAAATTTCTCAAAGAGACCAGCCTGTGAATAGGAAAAGAGGAGTCTGTTTGACCATGATGTATCTGTGAACATCTTAATGAATGAAACCGAACTACCTGCTTGATTAATTCCAAGTTCTTCTGATTTAGTAAAGCCTACAGTTTCCCTTATTGTGAGTGCCGTTGTTCCTATGGCCACAATTACAACTACGATTCCGAACAGAAATGATGCCCCCCTTAATCCATATGAAGCAGCCATGTACCCCGTAATGATTCCTGCAGTGGCCTGACCTATGTAGCCGGCCGCCTCGTTCAGTCCAACCGTGAGGCCCCGGGATGTGCTTCTGCTCAGATCCAGACCTGCGGTTACTGTCATAGTCCAGGCAAATGCCTGATTTACGCCTACGCCTATATTGGCCAGCACAATCATATTCCAGCTTGTCGAGAAGTAGAATATGAATGGGACTGGAATAGCCACAAGCCATCCTATTAGAAGCAGTTTCTTTCTTCCAATGTCATCCGATATTTTTCCCGATACCAGATTGAGTACACTCTTTGTGAAGCCAAAAGCCGCCAAGAACGAGAGAATATATAAATACGATGAAATATGATATATGTCATTAGCCATTGCTGGGACGAGAACACGCTCTATCCCAAGGAACCATCCAATGAACAGGGTTAGTATCAGAAGGATAACGTACTGTGTGGTGTCATGTGTTAATCTTTGTGGCGTGTCACCATTTTTCATACGAGAAACCATGAATCACTCCTTTGAGCATGCTGGTCTGGATCTGTCCCACATCATTTCGAAATGTTCTCTGGACTGTAAAACGCAATTACTGCAAGGTTCCACTATTCCGTAGATCTCATGGTCTTTCTCCATGGATATCATAAACGAGGTCTCGTTGTCAAAAACATAGTACCTTGAATTCAACCTGTCATATATTCTTGAGAATGGTATGAGATCATCTGGAATTTCTTTTGCTTCGCTGGAGGAAAATATCATTTTCAACTGCACACCAGTTTTTGTTTTGATATTTTCTTGCAATTTACCATCCAGTGTTCTGATCCCCGGGTCCATTACATAAATTGAATGTCGAGCTTTTTTTACCATGGTTTGGAGGTAATACTGTACTTTACTGGAACCCACTATGCTCCATGACACTTTGAGATCTCGCGATCTGTGTTCGTTCCTTCTCACCACTGACAAGTAATTGGTTAAATGATCCTCAATCTCATCGATCCTAGACCTTCCCTCCTCACACAGAATACTGATAACAATTTCTGGTTCAGGGATTAAGAACATAGAAGGATTACTCGAGACCTTCTGTACCAGATTAAGTTGGATCAATTTTTCTAAAACTGCGTATACTTTCGTGTAGGGAATCTCTGTTGTTTGGGAAAGCTCCTTTGCCGTCATCCCTCCGCGGGATAGTGTGAGAAATAGCTCAGCCTCATATTGTGTAAGCCCAAGATATTCAAGCTCATCTAATATTTCAAAATGTACATCTGGATTATCTTCAATATATGACATATTAATCTTCCCTGATGTTTATCTCCCTTATCTTCTCCTTTTCAGATATGGGTTGAGGTTCCATTTCTCCAAGTTTTTCTCTGAAATCACTGTATGATTCTGTCTGAAGGAGTGGATTGCAGAGCTGCTCATATCCCAGTGTAGAAGAGACCTTTGGGCTCATGTTGGCACCACAGACAGATCCAGAATAGTGTGCAGGCATTAATTCGACAAAGCCCGGTAGACGCAATATTTTCTCGGTTATGCTTTCGTATAATTCATACGAAGTATCCATTCCAGAAATATCTGATCTTCCCACATCGCCAACAAATAGAGTGTCTCCTGTGAAGATTGTTGATGGAGTTTCAGGATTTCTCTTATAATCGTAATACACCAAGGATATGCTCTCTGGTGTGTGCCCTGGTGTGTGTAATACCTCAATTCGTGCATTTCCTATTTTCATGGTATCTCCATCTTTCAGTGGGAGGAAATTAAATTCCACCTTTGCATCTTCAAACATATAAATTGGGGCGTCTACAAATCTATGCAATTTCTTAGCACCGGAGATATGGTCGGCGTGAATGTGGGTCTCGATTATACCCTCTATCTTCAGTGCCAAAGAACTGGCCATCTTAATATATGTATCCACTTCATCTTTAGGATCGATTACAAATGCTTTTCCGGAACTGGGGCATCCAACAATGTACGAAGCACACGAGTGTTCCTCATTCAGGATTTGTCTTAAAAGAGGCATATTTTGTTATTATCCTGCGGATAATAAGGCTTCTGCTTTTTTTAAATTTAAAGGTTAAATTCAATCAGCAACCCATCAGACTCATCTATAAATTCTTCCCTCAAAGTGAAACCAGCTCTTCTTTTTGCAGCATGGCGTTTTTCAATGAGTTTGTAAAAACTAGATTGAATGATCATAACTGAAGAAAAATTCTAAGTCCGCATTAACACAATATGCTCACTAAGGCCAGACGGGGGAGTTGTGGAAAATCAATTTATATTTGACAATAACCGGGAATGCTATGGAGCACATTAAGCAGAAGATTTGTTTAATCTTATGTGTTTTTTTTTAATCGTTCCATGATGGTTTTTCGAGATTGTCGTCGATATATAGACAACATTATATAGGAAACAATAATACTCTCATGAGGAGAAAACAAATGTGTGGAATGAATAAAAACAAGTGTGGATGCGACAACGAAAACATGGAATCCAGAATGTCTCGATGCGGCCAGATGTTTCGGAACCGTTCTGAAAAGGATGTGGCTGAAGACCTTGAGGACTACAAGGAACAGCTGGAGAATGAGATATCAATGCTTGAGAGAAAACTGGCAAGGATCAAGTCGCACAAGAATGAGAACGTGGAGTAAACGTATCTCCACATAAATTTAGAGGTGACTGGGATTGTTGAAATGTGCTGATTGTGGCGATACTGTAATGCCAGGTAAAGAGTTTCCGTTTGAAATAGAAGGAGTTGTAAGAGTATACGGTTGTGAACTCTGTGCTCTGCATCATGCAAAAGTTCTTGAGATAGAAAAAATAGAGAAACAGTATGCGACAATTGCAGCAAAGAGGGAAGAATTGAAAGAAATAGAAATTCAGAAAGAACTACTAAGAAAGGAGGTTGGAAAGTAAGTGGATAAAAATTGCTCCTGTCGATGTGGCCCATTCAAAGTAAGTCTTATCCCCCCGGGAGTACTCAAGCCTTTGATACTTAAAATTCTTGAAGATAACCCCATGCATGGATATGAAATAATGAATGAAATTTCCCTGCGCACACAAGGTTACTGGAGGCCCACCGCTGGCTCCATATATCCTGCCCTTGGCTCACTGGAAAAAGATAGATATGTGGAAAGGCGTGA contains:
- a CDS encoding MFS transporter, with protein sequence MKNGDTPQRLTHDTTQYVILLILTLFIGWFLGIERVLVPAMANDIYHISSYLYILSFLAAFGFTKSVLNLVSGKISDDIGRKKLLLIGWLVAIPVPFIFYFSTSWNMIVLANIGVGVNQAFAWTMTVTAGLDLSRSTSRGLTVGLNEAAGYIGQATAGIITGYMAASYGLRGASFLFGIVVVIVAIGTTALTIRETVGFTKSEELGINQAGSSVSFIKMFTDTSWSNRLLFSYSQAGLFEKFVDVVFWGLMPLYLLSLHFSLFTIAVLVGIYQITWGVVQIITGRLSDHIDRNVLIITGFWIDSTAMVGFVFFHGIVIIALLSFLAGLGMAFLYPVLIAAVNDKVKPSERGTRLGIYRLWRDSGYGFGAIFVGILASGLNVRDVFIGVASLMAISGGIVMVVCWINHHKSLVP
- a CDS encoding TrmB family transcriptional regulator; the protein is MSYIEDNPDVHFEILDELEYLGLTQYEAELFLTLSRGGMTAKELSQTTEIPYTKVYAVLEKLIQLNLVQKVSSNPSMFLIPEPEIVISILCEEGRSRIDEIEDHLTNYLSVVRRNEHRSRDLKVSWSIVGSSKVQYYLQTMVKKARHSIYVMDPGIRTLDGKLQENIKTKTGVQLKMIFSSSEAKEIPDDLIPFSRIYDRLNSRYYVFDNETSFMISMEKDHEIYGIVEPCSNCVLQSREHFEMMWDRSRPACSKE
- a CDS encoding MBL fold metallo-hydrolase, with amino-acid sequence MPLLRQILNEEHSCASYIVGCPSSGKAFVIDPKDEVDTYIKMASSLALKIEGIIETHIHADHISGAKKLHRFVDAPIYMFEDAKVEFNFLPLKDGDTMKIGNARIEVLHTPGHTPESISLVYYDYKRNPETPSTIFTGDTLFVGDVGRSDISGMDTSYELYESITEKILRLPGFVELMPAHYSGSVCGANMSPKVSSTLGYEQLCNPLLQTESYSDFREKLGEMEPQPISEKEKIREINIRED
- a CDS encoding DUF5320 domain-containing protein; amino-acid sequence: MFRNRSEKDVAEDLEDYKEQLENEISMLERKLARIKSHKNENVE
- a CDS encoding PadR family transcriptional regulator; this encodes MILKILEDNPMHGYEIMNEISLRTQGYWRPTAGSIYPALGSLEKDRYVERRELMQGERARQMYIITDLGRETIKDMSQFSESWKNGLNKLMGLL